One segment of Candidatus Methylomirabilis sp. DNA contains the following:
- a CDS encoding DUF3106 domain-containing protein codes for MRRTLGRVFRAAIGLAGALLLAEATCAPLLLPDARAESPPATAPLAPDDRARLEEAWQRWRSLPPEERVRIRRNFERWQHLSPEEREAVRDRQEALRRLSPAERERLRENLRRWEGLSDAEREALRRTLRAWQALPPEERLRLREEWREFRDRSPAERRRLRETLRGTRERGRPGPRQNPPGQGAPGRRRPEEP; via the coding sequence ATGAGGCGGACCCTGGGCCGGGTGTTCCGGGCGGCCATCGGTCTGGCCGGCGCCCTCCTCCTGGCAGAGGCCACGTGCGCGCCGCTCCTCCTACCGGACGCGCGGGCGGAGTCCCCGCCCGCCACCGCGCCCCTGGCGCCGGACGACCGTGCGCGGCTCGAGGAGGCGTGGCAACGGTGGCGGAGCCTCCCCCCCGAGGAGCGCGTCCGGATCCGCCGGAACTTCGAGCGATGGCAGCACCTCAGCCCCGAAGAGCGGGAGGCCGTCCGGGACCGGCAGGAAGCGCTGCGCCGCCTCAGTCCGGCGGAGCGGGAGCGTCTCCGGGAGAACCTGCGACGGTGGGAGGGGTTGAGCGACGCGGAACGGGAGGCCCTCCGGAGAACCCTCCGGGCCTGGCAGGCCCTGCCGCCGGAGGAACGCCTGCGGCTCCGGGAGGAGTGGCGGGAGTTCCGGGACCGCAGCCCCGCGGAGCGGCGACGCCTGCGGGAGACCCTGCGGGGAACGCGGGAGCGGGGCCGACCGGGCCCCCGGCAGAAT
- a CDS encoding sigma-70 family RNA polymerase sigma factor, with amino-acid sequence MHEPDEVLLTRLRAGDASAFEGMVRTYQRNLYRLAYRFTRNMEDAKDLAQEAFLRAHRALSRFDGRSSLYTWLYRITLNLCLNHRRGRGPEETVEAGGLADPAPGALEALVEAERQAAVAAAIASLPPQQRATVILRVQEGLPHKAIAEILECSEGTVKANFFHAVRNLRARLQRYGAGEGCDAMR; translated from the coding sequence GTGCACGAACCAGACGAGGTGCTCCTGACCCGCCTCCGGGCGGGGGATGCCAGCGCCTTCGAGGGGATGGTCCGCACCTACCAGCGGAACCTCTACCGGCTGGCCTACCGGTTCACCCGGAACATGGAGGACGCGAAAGACCTGGCCCAGGAGGCCTTCCTCAGGGCCCACCGCGCGCTGTCCCGCTTCGATGGCCGCTCGAGCCTGTACACCTGGCTCTACCGGATCACCCTGAACCTCTGCCTCAATCACCGGCGGGGACGAGGCCCGGAAGAGACGGTTGAAGCGGGAGGGTTGGCCGACCCGGCGCCCGGGGCGCTCGAGGCCCTGGTGGAAGCCGAGCGGCAGGCCGCAGTGGCGGCTGCCATAGCGAGCCTCCCCCCGCAGCAGCGGGCAACGGTCATCCTCCGGGTGCAGGAGGGCCTCCCCCACAAGGCCATTGCCGAGATCCTGGAATGCTCGGAGGGAACGGTGAAGGCCAACTTCTTCCACGCGGTCCGGAACCTGCGGGCACGGCTCCAGCGATACGGGGCAGGAGAGGGATGCGATGCGATGCGATGA
- the tsaD gene encoding tRNA (adenosine(37)-N6)-threonylcarbamoyltransferase complex transferase subunit TsaD — protein MGLILGIETSCDETAAAVLEDGRHIRSNVVLSQEALHAPFGGVVPELASRRHLETLGPVLREALRRAGAGLADLTALAVTAGPGLVGSLLVGVSTAKALAFAARKPLVAVNHLEGHIFAALLEHADLDFPFVALVVSGGHTHLYEAKAPGEYRLLGLTRDDAAGEAFDKVAKLLGLPFPGGPAIEEAARAGDPKAIRLPRPLAADRSLDFSFSGLKTAALLAVQAAARPAARDPGERGRRRSPGAARGAWNTLTPSPRHLPPAFVADLCAAFQEAVVEQLARKALAATRRVGLRRLVVAGGVACNQVLRNRLRAGAAEGGIAAVWPSPALCTDNAAMIAAAGAARYARGERADLSLKASASLPLGQ, from the coding sequence ATGGGCCTGATCCTCGGGATCGAAACCTCCTGCGACGAGACCGCGGCGGCCGTCCTGGAGGACGGCCGCCACATCCGCTCGAACGTGGTCCTGTCCCAGGAGGCCCTCCACGCCCCCTTCGGGGGGGTCGTGCCGGAGCTGGCCTCCCGCCGCCACCTGGAGACGCTCGGCCCGGTCCTCCGCGAGGCCCTCCGGCGCGCCGGCGCCGGCCTGGCCGACCTGACCGCCCTCGCGGTGACGGCCGGTCCGGGCCTCGTGGGCTCTCTCCTCGTCGGGGTCTCCACCGCAAAGGCCCTGGCCTTCGCCGCCCGCAAGCCCCTCGTCGCCGTCAACCATCTGGAAGGGCATATCTTCGCCGCGCTCCTGGAGCACGCCGACCTCGACTTCCCCTTCGTGGCCCTGGTCGTCTCCGGGGGGCACACCCACCTGTACGAGGCGAAGGCGCCGGGGGAGTACCGGCTGCTCGGGCTCACCCGGGACGACGCCGCCGGGGAAGCCTTCGACAAGGTAGCCAAGCTGCTCGGGCTTCCGTTCCCCGGCGGCCCCGCCATCGAGGAGGCGGCGAGGGCCGGCGACCCGAAGGCGATCAGGCTCCCCCGCCCGCTCGCCGCGGACCGGTCCCTGGACTTCTCCTTCAGCGGGCTGAAGACCGCGGCCCTCCTCGCCGTCCAGGCCGCGGCGCGTCCCGCTGCGCGGGACCCCGGGGAGCGAGGTCGGCGGAGGAGCCCGGGCGCGGCCCGCGGGGCATGGAACACGCTCACGCCGTCCCCGCGGCATCTTCCCCCCGCCTTCGTCGCCGACCTCTGCGCCGCCTTCCAGGAGGCGGTGGTGGAGCAGCTCGCTCGCAAGGCGCTGGCGGCGACGCGGCGGGTCGGCCTCCGCCGCCTGGTGGTCGCCGGCGGCGTCGCGTGCAATCAGGTTCTCCGCAACCGCCTCCGGGCGGGAGCGGCGGAGGGGGGGATCGCGGCCGTCTGGCCTTCCCCGGCCCTGTGCACCGACAACGCGGCCATGATCGCGGCCGCCGGCGCCGCCCGCTACGCACGCGGTGAGCGCGCCGACCTTTCCCTCAAAGCATCCGCCTCTCTTCCCCTCGGCCAGTAG
- the rfaE2 gene encoding D-glycero-beta-D-manno-heptose 1-phosphate adenylyltransferase, which produces MRDRKAAVAAVRRWQRAGKTVVFTNGCFDLLHLGHVRYLDAARALGDLLVVGLNSDASVRLAKGPGRPIVPAAERAEVLAALGAVDLVVLFDEPDPAALVAALQPDVLVKGADWAPDQIIGREAVEARGGVVTSVPLTPGASTSGLIARILERHRQR; this is translated from the coding sequence ATCCGGGATCGGAAGGCGGCCGTTGCGGCCGTGCGGCGGTGGCAGCGCGCGGGGAAGACGGTCGTCTTCACCAACGGGTGCTTCGACCTCCTGCACCTCGGTCACGTCCGGTACCTGGACGCGGCCCGGGCCCTCGGGGACCTCCTGGTCGTCGGACTCAACAGCGACGCCTCCGTCCGCCTGGCGAAGGGCCCCGGTCGCCCCATCGTCCCGGCGGCGGAGCGGGCCGAGGTGCTGGCCGCGCTCGGCGCCGTGGACCTCGTGGTCCTCTTCGACGAGCCGGACCCGGCCGCGCTGGTCGCGGCCCTGCAGCCGGACGTCCTGGTGAAGGGGGCCGACTGGGCCCCCGACCAGATCATCGGGCGGGAGGCGGTGGAGGCGCGGGGCGGGGTGGTGACGTCGGTTCCCCTGACCCCGGGGGCCTCCACCTCCGGTCTCATCGCCCGCATCCTGGAGCGGCACCGTCAGCGGTAG
- a CDS encoding zf-HC2 domain-containing protein produces MRCDEVQALLIEAADGSLPGPLRAEMEGHLAACPACRAEAGALRELLQAAAADPVPEPPAPYWAAARQDLARRLGLKPPPSSRPAGFLPRRAWVLGGAAAALLLALAAAFLAGRGPAPLAPTAPSPEELALLRNLEVVQDLELLEQVDILEHYELLRTFVQEGRAT; encoded by the coding sequence ATGCGATGCGATGAGGTCCAGGCTCTCTTGATCGAGGCGGCCGACGGGAGCCTGCCCGGCCCGCTGCGGGCCGAGATGGAAGGGCACCTGGCCGCCTGCCCCGCCTGCCGGGCCGAGGCGGGCGCCCTCCGGGAGCTGCTGCAGGCGGCAGCCGCGGACCCGGTGCCGGAGCCCCCGGCTCCCTACTGGGCGGCGGCGCGGCAGGACCTGGCCCGGCGCCTCGGCCTCAAGCCGCCGCCCTCCTCCCGGCCGGCCGGCTTCCTGCCCCGGCGCGCGTGGGTCCTGGGGGGAGCTGCCGCCGCCCTCCTCCTTGCCCTCGCCGCCGCCTTCCTGGCCGGCCGAGGCCCCGCGCCCCTCGCTCCGACCGCCCCGAGCCCGGAAGAGCTCGCCCTCCTCCGCAACCTCGAGGTCGTCCAGGACCTCGAGCTCCTGGAGCAGGTGGACATCCTGGAGCACTACGAGCTGCTGCGCACCTTCGTCCAGGAGGGCCGGGCCACATGA
- the mfd gene encoding transcription-repair coupling factor has protein sequence MPETLLKRTMAALDLPHRLEVQAPATLTLHGLTGASRALLATACVRATGRAALLLTGTAPEAEAAARDCRFYLGAPAVGHLPELPGDPAARAVLPPELTAERLHALRLLREGRGLVTTSAAAAIGRFLTPEALERALVHLYPLRLVAPQELAERLTWIGYRRSPQVTEPGEFSLRGGILDLYPPLAAHPVRVEFVGDAIESLRTFDPESQRSLGPLPRALALPVMETLLDPDSRQGALAALDRLPDGRVPPSLREALEEGRAAPGLAAYRACFPGGGASLLDYLPADALCLLDDPDQVAARAAAAHEAAVLADARWAAADVAVPPASSRLVSWETLHGGLASRLRVALSPFPLPGGVPGEVLACATEAIPAYQGRLQPFLEDLTRWLREGIAVTLVARSVAQARRLQEILREHTLGAALGVAAGPERPLTIAIGEVSRGFRFPALKAILVTEAELFGTRRLPPPRKAARPGAALRVLEEMVPGDLVVHVDHGIGRYQGLQRLTVGERDGDYLILEYASGDRLYVPVEKMGLVQRYVGAAAAPPALDRLGGTAWGKAKARVKATVRALAKELLQLYAARQILPGHAFSPDTPWQREFEASFPYEETADQLMAIQAVKADMERPGPMDRLICGDVGYGKTEVAMRAAFKAAMDGKQVAVLVPTTVLAMQHFASFRERFGPFPLRVEMLSRFRSRREQEAVLQGLRDGTVDIVIGTHRLLQRDIRFRDLGLLVVDEEQRFGVAAKERLKQLRREVDVLTLTATPIPRTLHMGMLGVRDMSTIETPPEDRLAIRTYVCRFDPAVIQEAVEQELGRGGQVFFVHNRVESIQTLGRYLKRLLPTVRVAIAHGQQPEAALEKIMVDFYARKYDLLLCTTIIESGLDIPTANTIIVNRADRFGLAQLYQLRGRVGRDRHRAHAYLLVPREEALSEAARRRLQALAELTELGSGFKIAARDLEIRGAGNLLGAEQHGQIAAVGFDLYCRLIQETIQELRGQLPESPVDPAIRLPAEALLPDTYVDDPAIRLALYKRLAAAEGEEGLEELRAELRDRFGPLPPEATWLLTGMGLRLAARRLRAVEVDLRPSAVRIRLDGKPAVDGAAAAALLREARGRLRYGPADTLTWHSGEEDPAARAAAVKNLLRRLAGTC, from the coding sequence ATGCCTGAGACACTCCTGAAACGGACGATGGCGGCCCTCGATCTGCCGCACCGCCTGGAGGTGCAGGCGCCGGCCACCCTCACCCTGCACGGCCTCACTGGGGCCTCCCGGGCATTGCTCGCGACCGCCTGTGTCCGCGCCACGGGCCGGGCGGCCCTGCTCCTGACCGGAACCGCCCCCGAGGCGGAGGCCGCCGCGCGCGACTGCCGCTTCTACCTGGGCGCCCCGGCCGTGGGGCACCTGCCCGAGCTCCCGGGCGACCCCGCGGCCCGGGCCGTCCTCCCCCCGGAGCTCACCGCGGAGCGCCTGCACGCGCTCAGGCTTCTGCGGGAAGGGCGGGGGTTGGTGACGACATCCGCCGCCGCCGCCATCGGCCGCTTCCTCACGCCCGAGGCCCTCGAGCGGGCCCTCGTTCACCTGTACCCCCTGCGCCTCGTTGCCCCCCAGGAGCTGGCGGAGCGCCTCACCTGGATCGGCTACCGCCGCTCCCCCCAGGTCACCGAGCCGGGGGAGTTCAGCCTCCGAGGGGGGATCTTGGATCTGTACCCTCCCCTCGCGGCTCATCCCGTCCGGGTCGAGTTCGTCGGGGATGCCATCGAGTCGCTTCGGACCTTCGACCCGGAGAGCCAGCGCTCGCTGGGTCCCCTCCCGCGCGCCCTCGCCCTTCCGGTGATGGAGACCCTCCTCGACCCGGATTCCCGGCAGGGAGCGCTTGCCGCCCTGGATCGCCTTCCGGACGGCCGAGTTCCTCCCTCCCTGCGGGAGGCGCTGGAGGAGGGGCGCGCCGCGCCGGGCCTCGCGGCCTACCGGGCGTGCTTTCCTGGCGGCGGGGCGAGCCTCCTCGATTACCTCCCCGCAGACGCCCTCTGCCTCCTGGACGACCCGGACCAGGTGGCAGCGAGGGCGGCGGCCGCCCACGAGGCCGCCGTCCTGGCGGATGCGCGGTGGGCAGCAGCCGACGTCGCCGTCCCTCCGGCGAGCTCCCGCCTCGTCTCCTGGGAGACGCTCCATGGCGGCCTCGCCTCCCGCCTCCGGGTCGCCCTCTCCCCCTTTCCCCTCCCCGGGGGAGTCCCGGGAGAGGTGCTTGCCTGCGCGACGGAGGCGATCCCGGCGTATCAGGGGAGGCTTCAGCCGTTCCTCGAGGACCTGACCCGATGGCTCCGGGAGGGCATCGCCGTGACGCTGGTGGCGCGCAGCGTCGCGCAGGCCCGCCGCCTCCAGGAGATCCTCCGGGAGCACACCCTCGGGGCCGCGCTGGGGGTGGCGGCCGGGCCGGAGCGGCCGCTCACCATCGCCATCGGCGAGGTGAGCCGCGGCTTCCGGTTCCCGGCCCTGAAGGCCATCCTGGTGACGGAGGCGGAGCTCTTCGGGACGCGCCGCCTGCCGCCTCCCCGCAAGGCCGCCCGGCCCGGCGCCGCCCTCCGCGTCCTGGAGGAGATGGTCCCCGGCGACCTGGTGGTGCACGTGGACCACGGGATTGGCCGCTACCAGGGATTGCAGCGCCTCACCGTCGGCGAGCGAGACGGGGACTACCTGATCCTGGAGTACGCGAGCGGCGACCGCCTCTACGTGCCCGTGGAGAAGATGGGCCTGGTCCAGCGGTACGTCGGGGCGGCGGCCGCCCCGCCGGCGCTGGACCGGCTCGGCGGGACCGCCTGGGGCAAGGCCAAGGCTCGGGTGAAGGCCACGGTCCGGGCCCTCGCGAAGGAACTGCTGCAGCTCTACGCCGCCCGGCAGATTCTGCCGGGGCACGCCTTCAGCCCCGACACCCCCTGGCAGCGGGAGTTCGAGGCCTCCTTCCCCTACGAGGAGACGGCGGATCAGCTCATGGCCATCCAGGCGGTGAAGGCGGACATGGAGCGGCCCGGCCCCATGGACCGCCTCATCTGTGGAGACGTGGGCTATGGGAAGACCGAGGTGGCCATGCGGGCCGCCTTCAAGGCCGCGATGGACGGCAAGCAGGTGGCGGTCCTGGTTCCGACCACGGTCCTCGCCATGCAGCATTTCGCCTCCTTCCGCGAGCGGTTCGGGCCCTTCCCCCTCCGGGTCGAGATGCTCTCCCGCTTCCGGAGCCGCCGCGAGCAGGAGGCGGTCCTCCAGGGCCTCCGGGACGGGACCGTGGACATCGTCATCGGGACGCACCGGCTCCTCCAGCGGGATATCCGGTTCCGCGATCTGGGCCTCCTCGTGGTGGACGAGGAGCAGCGCTTCGGCGTGGCGGCGAAGGAGCGGCTGAAGCAGCTCCGCCGGGAGGTGGACGTCCTTACCCTCACCGCGACCCCGATCCCCCGGACGCTGCACATGGGCATGCTCGGGGTGCGGGACATGAGCACCATCGAGACGCCCCCCGAGGATCGCCTGGCGATCCGGACCTACGTCTGCCGCTTCGACCCGGCCGTGATCCAGGAGGCGGTGGAGCAGGAACTGGGCCGGGGGGGGCAGGTCTTCTTCGTCCACAACCGGGTGGAGAGCATCCAGACGCTGGGCCGCTACCTGAAGCGGCTCCTCCCCACCGTGCGCGTCGCCATCGCGCACGGGCAGCAGCCGGAGGCGGCGCTCGAGAAGATCATGGTGGACTTCTACGCCCGCAAGTACGACCTGCTCCTCTGCACCACCATCATCGAGTCCGGCCTGGACATCCCCACGGCCAACACCATCATCGTGAACCGGGCCGACCGCTTCGGGCTCGCGCAGCTCTACCAGCTCCGGGGGCGGGTGGGGCGGGACCGGCACCGCGCCCACGCCTACCTCCTCGTCCCCCGCGAGGAGGCGCTGAGCGAGGCGGCCCGCCGGCGCCTGCAGGCGCTCGCCGAGCTCACCGAGCTGGGCTCCGGGTTCAAGATCGCGGCCCGGGATCTGGAGATCCGGGGGGCGGGGAATCTCCTGGGGGCGGAGCAGCACGGGCAGATCGCCGCGGTGGGCTTCGATCTGTACTGCCGCCTCATCCAGGAGACCATCCAGGAGCTTCGGGGCCAGCTCCCCGAAAGTCCCGTCGACCCGGCCATCCGGCTCCCGGCCGAGGCGCTCCTCCCGGACACCTACGTGGACGACCCCGCGATCCGCCTCGCCCTCTACAAGCGGCTGGCGGCGGCGGAGGGGGAGGAGGGCCTGGAGGAGCTTCGGGCGGAGCTCCGCGACCGGTTCGGTCCCCTCCCGCCCGAGGCGACCTGGCTGCTGACCGGCATGGGGCTCCGCCTGGCCGCCCGCCGCCTGCGTGCCGTGGAGGTGGACCTCCGGCCTTCCGCCGTCCGGATCCGCCTGGACGGGAAGCCGGCCGTGGACGGGGCGGCCGCGGCGGCGCTGCTCCGGGAGGCCCGCGGGCGCCTCCGCTACGGCCCGGCGGACACGCTCACGTGGCACTCGGGCGAGGAGGACCCTGCAGCCCGGGCCGCTGCGGTCAAAAACCTATTGCGGCGGCTGGCGGGGACCTGTTAG
- a CDS encoding peptidylprolyl isomerase: protein MTGWRWGVLVGGVVLAACTGGSEEQVVVRVNQTRVTVAEFRRRLDLERERIPAHLHMLMESADVQKRYAQDLIRREILLQEAARRQIDSRPVVTDRVRQVKEQMMLQTLLKEEISDKVQVPEGDVQAYYEGHPEEFSRDRLRAGHILVATEGEAQQVVERLKGKEAFEGLARRLSLDKVSGAKGGDLGTIERGTMVPEFEKAAYALKVGEVSAPVKTRFGFHIIRVTRREERPAAPLAQIREELQQRLLGERQQTAFDAFVEGLRQHATVEVQEQLLPIAAPGAAPAGPDLPATPPPPAEAK from the coding sequence GTGACAGGGTGGCGGTGGGGGGTCCTGGTGGGGGGAGTCGTCCTGGCGGCCTGCACCGGCGGGTCCGAGGAGCAGGTGGTGGTTCGGGTGAACCAGACCCGCGTGACGGTGGCGGAATTCCGCCGCCGGCTGGACCTGGAGCGGGAGCGGATCCCGGCCCACCTGCACATGCTGATGGAATCTGCCGATGTACAGAAGCGGTACGCCCAGGACCTCATCCGGCGGGAGATCCTTCTGCAGGAGGCGGCGCGACGCCAGATCGACAGCCGCCCCGTGGTGACGGATCGGGTGCGGCAGGTGAAGGAGCAGATGATGCTCCAGACCCTCCTCAAGGAGGAGATCTCCGATAAGGTCCAAGTGCCGGAGGGGGACGTGCAGGCCTACTACGAGGGGCATCCGGAGGAGTTCAGCCGGGATCGGCTTCGGGCCGGCCACATCCTGGTAGCGACGGAGGGGGAGGCACAGCAGGTCGTGGAGCGGCTGAAGGGGAAGGAGGCGTTCGAGGGATTGGCCCGGCGCCTCTCTCTGGACAAGGTCAGCGGCGCGAAGGGGGGGGACCTGGGGACGATCGAGCGTGGGACTATGGTCCCCGAGTTCGAGAAGGCCGCCTACGCCCTGAAGGTGGGGGAGGTGAGCGCTCCCGTGAAGACCCGCTTCGGGTTCCATATCATCCGGGTCACGAGGCGGGAGGAGCGCCCCGCCGCCCCCCTCGCCCAGATCCGGGAGGAACTGCAGCAGCGGCTCCTGGGGGAGCGCCAGCAGACGGCCTTCGACGCCTTCGTGGAGGGACTGCGGCAGCACGCGACGGTCGAGGTGCAGGAGCAGCTCCTCCCGATCGCGGCCCCGGGGGCCGCTCCGGCGGGCCCGGACCTGCCGGCAACCCCTCCCCCGCCCGCGGAGGCCAAGTGA
- a CDS encoding peptidylprolyl isomerase, which produces MRRRIRALGLGAVAAPALLLGHASAVTVERVVAVVNEEVITLTELQEEGRAAAARLVAAGEGPAPLAPTAPERQILEELIERRLLLQEVAREAIRVEPAEVTAALEELKAQNALPDDAALEAALRRERLTPPQFRQRLQHQLAIGKLLARKVRGSIILTDAELETHYRTHPQEFALTGQVQLRHLLVAVPKAGDPEAEAAAASRTSEALAALMAGTPFAAVATRYSDAPTAAQGGELGVLRQGELAPELERVAFALLPGEMSTPIRTAAGYNILLVEAKEAPIVSFAQARDRIRDRLFRQKVQKRYQDYLAELRQKAYIEVKFP; this is translated from the coding sequence GTGAGGCGGCGCATCAGGGCTCTGGGCCTCGGGGCCGTTGCCGCCCCAGCCCTCCTGCTCGGCCACGCCTCTGCCGTGACCGTCGAGCGGGTGGTGGCCGTGGTGAATGAGGAGGTCATCACCCTCACCGAGCTGCAGGAGGAGGGTCGGGCGGCCGCGGCGCGCCTCGTCGCCGCGGGGGAAGGCCCGGCCCCGCTTGCCCCCACCGCCCCGGAGCGACAGATCCTGGAGGAGCTCATCGAGCGGCGCCTCCTCCTCCAGGAGGTTGCGCGGGAGGCGATCCGGGTGGAGCCGGCGGAGGTGACCGCCGCCCTGGAAGAGCTCAAGGCCCAGAATGCCCTGCCGGACGACGCGGCGCTGGAGGCGGCGCTTCGTCGGGAGCGCCTCACCCCCCCCCAGTTCCGCCAGCGCCTCCAGCACCAGCTGGCGATCGGGAAGCTCCTGGCCCGCAAGGTCCGGGGGAGCATCATCCTGACCGACGCGGAGCTGGAGACCCACTATCGGACCCACCCCCAGGAGTTCGCCCTGACCGGCCAGGTGCAGCTCCGGCATCTCCTGGTGGCGGTGCCGAAGGCGGGGGATCCCGAGGCCGAGGCGGCAGCGGCCAGCCGGACGTCGGAGGCGCTGGCGGCCCTGATGGCGGGCACACCCTTCGCGGCGGTGGCCACCCGATACTCCGACGCGCCGACGGCGGCGCAGGGGGGCGAGCTCGGCGTCCTGCGCCAGGGGGAGTTGGCCCCCGAGCTGGAGCGCGTGGCGTTCGCCCTGCTCCCAGGGGAAATGAGCACGCCGATCCGGACGGCCGCCGGGTACAACATCCTCCTCGTCGAGGCCAAGGAGGCCCCGATCGTCTCTTTCGCGCAGGCGCGCGACCGGATCCGCGACCGGCTCTTCCGGCAGAAGGTCCAGAAGCGCTACCAGGACTACCTCGCCGAGCTCCGCCAGAAGGCCTACATCGAAGTCAAATTCCCCTAG